ATTCTCTGGATAtcagaaactaaaaatatttttaaattttaagataGTTGCAGTCTGGCAGGCACCGAAATTAGTGTCAACAACCAGGAAACACCAAGTAAGGCAGTCGGAAAGTTTGGAAAGTTAAAAAGTTCtcgcaaatatttatttattttatttttatttgtatttattaccaCAGTTGAAAACAAGAATCACTTCTGGCAGTTTcttgttttacatatttctcaTGTTCAGTTTagattaaaactttaaatcagtgacaaaaccaacagttttaatCAATATTAGACATTGTTTTGACactgaaatgagaaaaatgtgacaGTATTTAGCTTTAGTTCAGGGTAGTTTTactgtttgtattttcaaagCTGTAACTAAAACAGAACTAAATGcactaatatttagtttgggCTTGAAATAGTTTCTAAACACAAGttatttaattgtattactAGGTGCCATTTAGTTTTGGCTCAGGCTAGCAGTAACTGCATTTTTATTACCTCCacatattatttttgaaagttaTTCATTCAAGAAgctattatgcaaaataaaaaccaatcTCACAAATATTGAGTTAAAGCTGAATATTTCGACGCATTTCAATCCCCCCAAAATTGCTTGATTAgggaaaatatgacaaattaaagtttagCTTTTGTTAGGTGTGACTACATTGTCACCAAGTGTAacataaaaatttgtttgaatgtTGTAAATTTATGCAATTAAAGTGATGGTTTTACTACTAAGGTATATttcaatgaaatatttcagtcacACTAAAATATAGAGAATTATTAgagaaatttgaaaacattataAGTAGCTCTAGTTAAAGTTACCATATCAGCTCAACATAGAGAAAGTTGACCTTTAGAAACTTGTGAgatatattttgaaattaaagaaaaggtttaaatttgttttattttagacaaataCTTTGTACTTCTTATAAAcctaaataataattttagaacTGTTAATAATTAGCCACGTTAGCAATAATCAGGGCTAGTCATAGTGTGATGCATATTCAATAAGATTACATTTCTCTGCTCCTATCCCTCCATCATTGCGCTTTTTTCCTCCTCCCTTTTCCTCTTCCAGACAAAATGTGCTTCAATCCCTTCTTCAATAACGAGGACATGCAGGAGATCACCAAGCACTTTGTGATTTGTCATGTCGACGCCCCAGGGCAACACGTTGGAGCTTCGCAGTTCCCACAAGGGTATGAAGcacttcatgttttaaaaagacaaatgtcATTGTTGGACTGAGACATGTTCATCATTGAACACTTTAATTATCCAGTGTTTATGCCTGTAATTAAGCTTAGCATGATTAAGTTTCCAAAGACACCAATtctttacttgtttttaatataaatattattactaAACTATAATTTTAAGCATatctcattttattattattattattattattattattattattattattattattattattttacattactcTATCGGTGTAACTAATACTGGAATAAGGGTTGATATATAATCAAGAAAAAGGTAAAGATTACAGAGTCCTAAATTTTTATACCAGCAAATACATAATATGTAACATTGTTAAATAAATAGCTATAGACAATACAAACTACATGTAATTAGAGAACCAATGAgggcaaaaatgcaaaaactgttTAAGTCTGCCAATAAGAGTAAAGCCATtgataaattaattattaatattattatttagcGTTTTAAAAGGTTTGATTATCTGTTGAAGGACATAATTTGTCTATATATGTAACTCTGCTGATATTTATTAGCATATTAGCAATGcattcagtttaaaatgaccCTAAATGAAAGATAGGAGTGACAGATGGATATAAACACTAGTTTCTTATATGGTTTTAGTGAGTGACTGATTACCTGTCTGGTCagtaatttgaattaaaaagacaaactctGTCCTTTCCTCAACAGGTACCAGTATCCCACCATGGACCAGCTGGCTGGGATGCTGCCCACTGTTGTGCAGCATTTTGGGTCGGTGTCATTTGCATTAAAGCTGAATTTGCTTGTACATTTGTGTATGTGTTTATATCCCATTCAGTGTCTGAGAAACCAAACATTGTTGGAAATAACTGCAAATGATTGTGAAAAGCCAGTTGGAGCTTGAGTTGTCAGCTTTGTGCTTCattttacaacaacatttataaagtatTAAACAAATGTAGCCATAAAGTAATGATTACATCcaataaggttttatttttaaacttgattCAGCTAAGATTTATATTTGCTTGTGTAcagctgttttttaaacaaatactcTGGGGGTAGATTCCATGTAATTTTTTGCTgatatcattattattattattattattattattattattattattattattattattattattattattattattattattatcagatTCAAGAGCATCGTTGGGATCGGAGTCGGAGCTGGAGCTTATATTCTGGCCAAATTCGCTGTGAGTTAAACTCTTATCCTATATCCTGCACCTCTTCGTGAATGATCAACTTCTTTATCAATATTTAAGTGTTTAGCGCTTTCCACTGCAACAGCTTCCAGTTAATGTTTAATAATGTCTCAACTTTAGGCACATTTCAGCCAATTGCTGCATGTAAAAATGTCCccaaaaatgtagattttttttctatttggttGACTTGACCTAAGTTTTTGATGCTACAACAACCACTGCAGATAttttggaacaatttatcaaaataaatggaaaaccGTAAACAGTTGCACTACATCACTGTGGTATAAATTTAGTCACAGATTTTCCTGAAAACTACCAGAGCTAAAACCACATAGGCTGTTATTTCACATGTATACCTAAAATGATGTAAATGTAAGGAGCTGCACTTAAATGAGTTAATAAGTTGCTTTCTTTCCATTAAAGTAGTTGTTGTGCTTTATTCGTCTTTATTCAGCTGTTGTTCCCTGACATGGTGGAGGGTTTGGTTCTGCTCAACATCGACCCGAACGGCAAAGGATGGATTGACTGGGCTGCGTCAAAGGTGCCTCTTTTCAATCATACTTCTAATTCAAGTCTTCCTAAAGTCAGGTGGGATTTTTGTATTAAGCAGCTATCAGTAATAGAAACGTGTGTCGTTGTTGCATCTTTAGCTGTCAGGTCTGACCAGCACCATCCCAGACACTGTGCTGCCACATCTTTTCAGCCAGGTAAGATCagactttgttctttttttttcaccacgTTCctatttctcttattttttttagaatcaggaaatataaatattgagttacaaaaaccaaacagaatacagtaaataaatctttttgatCCACATTTGAATTTCCCCAAGTCATTCGTGCTTTGTGTGTGCGCAGGACGAAATGGTGAACAACACAGAACTGGTTCAGAGTTACCGACAACAGATAACAAACTCCATCAACCACCAAAACCTCCAGCTTTTCTGGAACTTGTACAACAGGTGAATGAGCAAACCAACAATCTTGTTCCAGTCTGAAAGGCACAACCTTTACTTGACAGAGAGGCTCAAACTTGCACGGTTTTCCTCTTTTGTTCGTTTGTTTCAGTCGGAGGGACCTGGAGATGAACCGTGGTGGAACAACGATTAATGCCAAGACCTTGAAGTGAGTTTTTAGgaacttatttttactgtacaGTTTCATACATTCTTTATGATTTTGACCAAACCTGATTACAAAGTACCTCAGTTGGTTTTACGTGGTAAAAATTCatagttatatttgtttttattgattcataGTGATTATAACATGACTTTCCATGAATATAGAAAAAGaggagttttgtttctttattcaaAAAAATTGCAAAGTCTTTGAGAGTAAAGTGTTCAGTAAAACCAAGAGAATTTGAAAGAATATCCTAAATGCTTACGGGTTTTCTGCAGATGTCCAGTGATGCTGGTTGTAGGAGACAACGCTCCTGCTGAAGAGGGAGTGGTGAGTCCTACAACATAATTCATGTTTAGGTATAACAACACAGCCAGTTAGTAATAGCAAGATGAGACTTTATACAATCTggggcaaaagaaaatgtgactagacaaaaagttactaaaatatttgacgAAAATGAAGAtctattcttttcttttcacaaagaGACAAACCGTTTTCTAAACAATTTAATCCGTGCAGATTTGACTTGTCCATATGTTGTGCATTAAGAAAGCTTTCATAAAAAGATTCAGTCTCAAACTGTGTTCAGTGTAGCACTTTAGACTAAATTAGAAAGTAAGTGGGCCTATTTTAGTCTTTAGACTGAAGGCAATTAAATGCATCCCAGACTCATCAAAAGACTGTGAAACAGCCCTTTAGTTCAGTGCCGACAAGATGTGGATGTCGGCTAAACTGCTGTTTAACAATTTAGCCGGTTTTTCTGAATGGTTACCCAAAAGTTTGTAAATGTTATAACACATATCATCATATATCAAAAGCTTGTATTGTACTctatatttcattttcttctttagagaaatgaaataaataaaaagaattccCTGAAGATTTGCATAAAGTGTCCAATTGAATTAATCTCCTCAGTCATGGTCAAAATGACACCATTTTGTTGCTGACCCCACAGAATCTTTCTGAGGGCCAAGAATGGCCtgcaggccacactttggacatcccCGAACTAAACGTTTCAAAAGTCTAATACAGGAGAtcaatgttttgtaaaaattgaGTTCTTCTGTCAGCAGCCTTCCTTATTTAGCAGAGCCTGTCAACATGAGTCAgagtaaataaacaataatctAATTCAAGCTCCAGGCAGCAGACCACCCTTCCCTTCCCTCCCTGCTCCGTCCTGCTCcgttcagtgtttttttctctgttcagtGTTTTGTTCTTGGCTCGTTAATTCAGTCAGCAACTGTTTGTTCTCATTCTGGTAAACAGAAACAGGTCAGCCATCAGAAACCTGGTCCTTTTACTCCACAACCCCGCTGCCCCTGCAGGCATGCTGTCCATCTGTGTGTCTTTATGAGGATGATGCATATCTGCGATTCTATAGGTGTGCAGATATGCTtgtgggtgtgggcgtgtgtgtgcgggcgtgtgcgggtgtgtgtgggtgtgtgtattcTCAAAGGGACAGGTGTCTCTGGGGTTCGCTAGTTTGAAGTGACCCAGATATGCATGCCCTTCTGCACCAGTTAATCTGCAGCGTGCCCAGATTCTCCTCTCTCCGATGGAGGCAGCAGGGAGGGATGTTGTTATGAAACATCCTACAGAAAGGAAACTAGAACGAAGATGAAGGTGTAGATGCGGagtgtgaggaagaggagggatgTAAACAGAAGTTGCTTTGTTGGCTCTAACAGATGATGGTCGAGTTTAACATtgaatgttttctcattttacgAGGCAGGAGCTGCTGAAGTGATCGCCTTACATTGAGATATGGATGAATTTTTCTATGCTTGagattttcacacattttctatTCCTGTCCTGTGGCCTGACCTGCATTTTGTTGTCTTTGGCAGTAACCCACATCATTTGATCCATTAGCATCCAAGATTAAATGCAGCAGAGTGAAAAGATCTGCCATGTGCATGATGTTCACTTTGTGTCTAGGCAGCATTGCATTACGTGAATTAGTGCACATCTGCCTAATTTATGTGTGTGAACACTTCAGCCGAGTCTCTGCCAGCCAGACTGACTCATCTCTGCAGCACACTGCACCATCTAGGTTACAGACACGCAGTCCACTTGAAAGTGTGTTTCACCGCTAATTCTGAGCAAGGTTTATGGATCATAGAGTTGTatataatgaaaatgaaaaataaaatgcaagaaCATAAAACTCAGTCGATCTGACTGAGTTATAAATTCTAAATGCTAACACTAAGTAAGACTGATGTATGATCAAACaatgcaatgttttattttgtcttcaaGGTTGAGTGCAACTCCAAGCTGGATCCAACCAACACCACCTTCCTAAAGGTAACTTTTCgtctttattttacttaatttggttttattaaCATAAAGAACCAATCTTAAGGCAGAATGTAGCTTATCAACCGTTTGGCTTTAAGTCGAGTcaaatgaataaagtacttTGTCATCTGCATAAGGGCACATTTTAACTgcaaaaaggataaaaaaacaagatgggGTCTAAAATACTGCCTTTGGGTGCTCCTTTTAAAATTCACAAATGGGGTAAACTGATGCATGCTGCTGTTGCTAATCTGATGCAAACAACAACTGGggctgaaatgtttaaatcttaGCGCTGATGTTTGATTTCTTCTCGTGGCAGATGGCTGACTCTGGTGGACTGCCACAGCTCACACAGGTAACATCACAAACACTTACAAGACTTCcttccaaacaaaaataaacatccgGACAAACAATGACGACGGCATTTACAGTGTGACTGAATTAAAAACCGATGAACTTTCTTCCAGCCAGGGAAGCTGACTGAAGCCTTCAAGTATTTCCTGCAGGGAATGGGCTACAGTGAGTATCCTCAACTTGTACTAAGATTAGTAAAAGTAACACGAAGAAATAGTATACatatgatgaaaatgttttaatgcagAGGGAGATGAATTGTTAATCTTACCCTCTGTCTTCCTTGCCCCGTTCTTTCAGTTGCTAATGTGAAGGATCGGAGGTTAAGTGGAGGGCCAGGTACTTCCTCCTTCCCATTCAGCTCTGACCTCTTACTGCTGCCCTCTTCAATggcattttcaaaattatttccatttttttttttttttttggttcatcTCTTGGGTTATGaatattctaatattttttgGGCTGTGATtatctgtttcactttttttatttatttctttttaatcagatcaaatttttccttcagtgg
Above is a window of Xiphophorus hellerii strain 12219 chromosome 2, Xiphophorus_hellerii-4.1, whole genome shotgun sequence DNA encoding:
- the ndrg4 gene encoding protein NDRG4 isoform X1, producing the protein MAGMKEQQITEEKPLLLEQRGADADMQDKGEEASVGLPCPESPAPPNEPPPPRRPTHRWHAIARHWLRQTRRRTSGVLPECPEQLMPPGDWKEHDVETPYGMLHVVIRGAPKGNRPAILTYHDVGLNHKMCFNPFFNNEDMQEITKHFVICHVDAPGQHVGASQFPQGYQYPTMDQLAGMLPTVVQHFGFKSIVGIGVGAGAYILAKFALLFPDMVEGLVLLNIDPNGKGWIDWAASKLSGLTSTIPDTVLPHLFSQDEMVNNTELVQSYRQQITNSINHQNLQLFWNLYNSRRDLEMNRGGTTINAKTLKCPVMLVVGDNAPAEEGVVECNSKLDPTNTTFLKMADSGGLPQLTQPGKLTEAFKYFLQGMGYIANVKDRRLSGGPVPSASMTRLARSRTASLTSAGSVEGSRSRACTNSDSGEGVGAVSQTMEVSC
- the ndrg4 gene encoding protein NDRG4 isoform X2 — its product is MAGMKEQQITEEKPLLLEQRGADADMQDKGEEASVGLPCPESPAPPNEPPPPRRPTHRWHAIARHWLRQTRRRTSGVLPECPEQLMPPGDWKEHDVETPYGMLHVVIRGAPKGNRPAILTYHDVGLNHKMCFNPFFNNEDMQEITKHFVICHVDAPGQHVGASQFPQGYQYPTMDQLAGMLPTVVQHFGFKSIVGIGVGAGAYILAKFALLFPDMVEGLVLLNIDPNGKGWIDWAASKLSGLTSTIPDTVLPHLFSQDEMVNNTELVQSYRQQITNSINHQNLQLFWNLYNSRRDLEMNRGGTTINAKTLKCPVMLVVGDNAPAEEGVVECNSKLDPTNTTFLKMADSGGLPQLTQPGKLTEAFKYFLQGMGYMPSASMTRLARSRTASLTSAGSVEGSRSRACTNSDSGEGVGAVSQTMEVSC
- the ndrg4 gene encoding protein NDRG4 isoform X3, with the translated sequence MAGMKEQQITEEKPLLLEQRGADADMQDKGEEASECPEQLMPPGDWKEHDVETPYGMLHVVIRGAPKGNRPAILTYHDVGLNHKMCFNPFFNNEDMQEITKHFVICHVDAPGQHVGASQFPQGYQYPTMDQLAGMLPTVVQHFGFKSIVGIGVGAGAYILAKFALLFPDMVEGLVLLNIDPNGKGWIDWAASKLSGLTSTIPDTVLPHLFSQDEMVNNTELVQSYRQQITNSINHQNLQLFWNLYNSRRDLEMNRGGTTINAKTLKCPVMLVVGDNAPAEEGVVECNSKLDPTNTTFLKMADSGGLPQLTQPGKLTEAFKYFLQGMGYIANVKDRRLSGGPVPSASMTRLARSRTASLTSAGSVEGSRSRACTNSDSGEGVGAVSQTMEVSC
- the ndrg4 gene encoding protein NDRG4 isoform X4 — encoded protein: MAGMKEQQITEEKPLLLEQRGADADMECPEQLMPPGDWKEHDVETPYGMLHVVIRGAPKGNRPAILTYHDVGLNHKMCFNPFFNNEDMQEITKHFVICHVDAPGQHVGASQFPQGYQYPTMDQLAGMLPTVVQHFGFKSIVGIGVGAGAYILAKFALLFPDMVEGLVLLNIDPNGKGWIDWAASKLSGLTSTIPDTVLPHLFSQDEMVNNTELVQSYRQQITNSINHQNLQLFWNLYNSRRDLEMNRGGTTINAKTLKCPVMLVVGDNAPAEEGVVECNSKLDPTNTTFLKMADSGGLPQLTQPGKLTEAFKYFLQGMGYIANVKDRRLSGGPVPSASMTRLARSRTASLTSAGSVEGSRSRACTNSDSGEGVGAVSQTMEVSC
- the ndrg4 gene encoding protein NDRG4 isoform X5, with amino-acid sequence MPECWDGEHDVETPYGMLHVVIRGAPKGNRPAILTYHDVGLNHKMCFNPFFNNEDMQEITKHFVICHVDAPGQHVGASQFPQGYQYPTMDQLAGMLPTVVQHFGFKSIVGIGVGAGAYILAKFALLFPDMVEGLVLLNIDPNGKGWIDWAASKLSGLTSTIPDTVLPHLFSQDEMVNNTELVQSYRQQITNSINHQNLQLFWNLYNSRRDLEMNRGGTTINAKTLKCPVMLVVGDNAPAEEGVVECNSKLDPTNTTFLKMADSGGLPQLTQPGKLTEAFKYFLQGMGYIANVKDRRLSGGPVPSASMTRLARSRTASLTSAGSVEGSRSRACTNSDSGEGVGAVSQTMEVSC
- the ndrg4 gene encoding protein NDRG4 isoform X6; translation: MPECWDGEHDVETPYGMLHVVIRGAPKGNRPAILTYHDVGLNHKMCFNPFFNNEDMQEITKHFVICHVDAPGQHVGASQFPQGYQYPTMDQLAGMLPTVVQHFGFKSIVGIGVGAGAYILAKFALLFPDMVEGLVLLNIDPNGKGWIDWAASKLSGLTSTIPDTVLPHLFSQDEMVNNTELVQSYRQQITNSINHQNLQLFWNLYNSRRDLEMNRGGTTINAKTLKCPVMLVVGDNAPAEEGVVECNSKLDPTNTTFLKMADSGGLPQLTQPGKLTEAFKYFLQGMGYMPSASMTRLARSRTASLTSAGSVEGSRSRACTNSDSGEGVGAVSQTMEVSC